DNA sequence from the ANME-2 cluster archaeon genome:
CCCTGCGCCTGAAAGCCACCGCCACACCCAGTGGATGGAACTTTCCGCTTCCGATATACAGATAATTGTCACACACCACATCACCTGCTGAAAAATTACAGCCAAGCACCTGCCCTGGATAACGTATCCGGGAATCTCCCTCACCTGTAATACAGGATATACCCCTTGATGCAAGGAAAGCCCTTACCTCATCCAGAGTATGGACATGCTGTACCGTGGTCAACAGTCCCACTGTGGTACCACTTCCCAGTTCATACGCTGCCGCTTCGAGCACGGGGACCACATCCACATTGGCCGGTGTCTCCATGAATATCACATTATCCATACCATCAAGCAGTTCAGAATGCCCGAAATGGAACAGGATATCCACCTTACCTGCCAACGCCATGTCAACATCACACGCCCCGAAACAGGGATTACCGGAAATGACCACTTTGGCCGGTGTACGTCTTTCCAGCTCACAGGCTATGGAAAATGCGCGGCGTTTGAACCCTTCTGGGAACTGGAGGCCAACAGATACGGCCCCAGTCTGTAAAATCAGGTCCACGATTCCCCCGGTGTTAAAATCAAACATTTCTGAATTTGGCAAAATATTTGATTTTGGTATCGTATTCATGGACTTCGTTTACTCAATAATCTTGACGCCATCAGCATCCACAACGATCTTCACCAGGGTCTTAACAGGGAGTCCTTCGACTTGAAGTAACTGTGCACCCTCCCCCCGTTCTATGACCACTACCGTATCCACAATGGCTGCACCCACACTCTTGACAGCTGTCCATACAGCCTTCAGTGTCCCACCAGTACTGATGACATCATCAATAATGACCAGTCTGTCTCCTTTGGATATCCCGTTGAGGAACAGTTCCCCCTTGGAATATCCCGTAGACTGGTCTACCTTTACTTCACCAGGAAGCTTGTATGCCCGTTTCCTGATAATGGACAGGGGCTTACCAGTCCGAAGAGCCAGCGCCGTACCAATATGGATACCCATAGCTTCTATGGTCAGAATTTTATCAAAATCCGGTTCCAATACTTCAATGATCCTATCTGTAACCTCATTCAGCAGTTCCGGTTCCAGGTACGGCACCCCGTCTGTGATAGGATGTATGAAATAATTATACTCCCCCCGTTTCACAATAGGGGCTGCCCTCAACGATTCTTCCAGTAGACCGTGCATG
Encoded proteins:
- the dph2 gene encoding diphthamide biosynthesis enzyme Dph2; translated protein: MNTIPKSNILPNSEMFDFNTGGIVDLILQTGAVSVGLQFPEGFKRRAFSIACELERRTPAKVVISGNPCFGACDVDMALAGKVDILFHFGHSELLDGMDNVIFMETPANVDVVPVLEAAAYELGSGTTVGLLTTVQHVHTLDEVRAFLASRGISCITGEGDSRIRYPGQVLGCNFSAGDVVCDNYLYIGSGKFHPLGVAVAFRRRVLVADPLMNTVEWVDPERILRIRSGIIARCLDAGTFGIVVSTKVGQYRMELAGRMAGLAGKHGKEHVTIMLDTITPEAMLQFKVDAFVNTACPRIAIDDASRFNAPVLTPVEFEIVLGERDWKELVFDEIREGAK
- a CDS encoding purine phosphoribosyltransferase family protein, translated to MHGLLEESLRAAPIVKRGEYNYFIHPITDGVPYLEPELLNEVTDRIIEVLEPDFDKILTIEAMGIHIGTALALRTGKPLSIIRKRAYKLPGEVKVDQSTGYSKGELFLNGISKGDRLVIIDDVISTGGTLKAVWTAVKSVGAAIVDTVVVIERGEGAQLLQVEGLPVKTLVKIVVDADGVKIIE